tgttaatatacttatggagatacttacttatcataatctcatgttaaccatatgtatatccatatatatatcgtcatgtcgtttttacaagttttaacgttcgtgaatcgccggtcaacttgggtggtcaattgtctatatgaaacatatttcaattaatcaagtcttaacaagtttgattgcttaacatgttggaaacatttaatcatgtaaatatcaatatcaattaatatatataaacatggaaaagttcggatcactacaatcTATCTAAAGCATAAAAGCAAGCACAGTTTAAGGCCCCATGTATTCACACTTATGTACACATATTTACGCTTTCGATAATAACATGTTTATGTGCATACAATTTCATCTCATGGTATACATTAAACACGTAACGTCATACAATTTACTTAACTACCTACTCATAGTAGTTAATCCCATATGGAACACCGTTTCTTAGCATCAAGTCAAGTCACACTTATGCCATAGGCACCCACCATTCccgatccgacccgtattcctacaagtcccgctatTATCGCATACACAAAAttgtctaagtctaggcacatatctcgAAAGTCAGctagatcccttagaccatgctctgataccacttgaaacgacacCTGCTCAATCCCAGAAAACgacaaccttttttttttttttttacattcttGACCCAAcataaacacttcaaaacctgttaaAACTTCCGTTTTTCATGTTCATACACAATCTAATATACCTTACATGTTTTCTTTAACATTCAGTACCCACGACCTGTACCGATAACAAAGTGGtaactttgacccaaattacacaatGAACGGTTTAAGACTCAACAACCCAAACCGATACCAAGAGCATGATCCCGGGGACTATCTATCCCCAACCAGAGTCCAGTAAGCCGTGAGCAATCCCGCCATGAGCTCAAACAACGTCTAAATatctagtctagcaactagataTCTACGCATCATCAAACCGATACCTATAAAAAGTAAAACAACGAGAggagtaagcaaagcttagtgaatgcaataattatacatatacatatataattcactTATTTGCATCCACTTACACACACAGCGCATAATGAcgcatattaaaacatatactaagCTAGCATCACCATTAGCATATAATCAACAAGTAACATGCTAAAACGCATAATAACGCATATCAACGCATACACCAAGCTAGCATCACCGTTAGCATATAATCAACAAGTAACATGCTAAAACATAAACACACATACAAGCAATATGGATCCATATTCACACAACccgggaatggtactcgcatttcccaccggtactcgcatttcccgataacgttataccgcgCAAATACAACGttactcccaaggtgaagttagtgGACCGAGTCAACGGCCGCAACCCACCCATCGCACATATCATGACGAAGTAGTAAAACTACCAACACCATGACACACGTGTGGCCCCCATCGTACAAAGAGTAGTGAAATCCTCACGCACGGATACACTAACCACAACCCCACACAAGCAAATAgatcatatacacatatatataattattccactcactttgaaATCTCTAGCAACACAATATTCGAAATCCACGAGTCGCCAATGAAATTCACCTATTACATTATATCACAAATAATAAGCTAAATATTTCTATTTAGCTAACTACCACACATATAATCACAAGACCCGCCCAATAAGCCATTAGACACCAAAAGTGATTACTAGTTTTATTTTGACCAATTAAGTTTTCGACCAATTTGACTCAAAAAAGACTTGACCCATTACCACTACGAGTGGCAATTCAGGCCCAAACACCAACCTAACAATATAGACACTAATACCAAGCCCAAAATGCCAAACCATAACACTTAGTACAATTTTTAACCATTTAACCACTTTGGACAGCCCCCTTTTACAGCAGATTCTGACCCAGTTAAACTCCTATTCAGTCATCAAAAACTTATTCATTAGAAAGGAGACTCAAAGCCCTTTCCAAATTGTGCTCACACGCCTCAAACGGAACTACGGTTGATTTTATATGATTTTTACAAAATCATGATTTGTGCAGTTTTTTACTTAGCTACGGGTTTAGCATCTTTAAACCCATTTTCAACCCACAACCTTACCTAAAACATCAATTCAGTAACCCTTGATTAATAACACTATGAaggattgatttttttttttttttaccataaatcattatcatcatcatttacaaACACAAAATCATGAATTTTAGTTACAAATACTCAAACCCCAATTGCACCAAAACACAAGTAGTTAGCTCCAGTTTGATCAAAAATCGACTTCTCCATCTCCCTTTTGCTCTTGACCGTCGCTACCAACAACACCAGGGACttcccttttaattttttttatctggTAATTGAATTCAGCTTCTAGACTTTATATTTTAAGTTTGGTAATTTTGTATCTTAGTCCCTAATCTTTAATAACCTTACACTTATGCCCCCTTTAAATATCGTGGATGTTACACCTATACGGTAAACGGCTGATGGTAAACCAAACCTTTATTTACAGAGTATTTTAAATAAGAATCATAGGGTGTAACATTAACTAACATGTTAAAAGGTGGACTATATCAACAATCTTTGCACTGATGTTTCATGAGTAACCAAAAAGTAGTACTGAACTTCGGAGTTCTATCTTATGTAAAAAGATGTAGAGAGTTCTAGTATTTTAAATACGATTCGTAGCCCTCATTGCCCTCATGGCTTCTGCGCTGCTTTTCGTGCTTTTTCAACACATTTGGGGAGGGGACAATGTATAACAATTAGTTGTAATATTTGTATTatacaataattaattaatatggTGGGTCTCAATTTTTATGAGAAAGTATGTCATGGTTGAGAGTGATTAGTCCCGACTTAGTCATTGTGAAGAAGTACATATGTGACGTTAATGTGACAGTTAGTTCGCGTGAGAAAGTTTCACATAGTTGGGATTGGTTTTACAATTAAATTTATGTGTTTATCGACTTACTACAATCAACGAATTGAGAAAGACTTGAGTGTACCTCACTTCGTAAAACCATCGGATATTCATAACTTTTATGTTTATTTCACCTTGTCCGGATCATAAATCCTAAATCatattcaaaacaaacaatttcacAACATTTTACATAAATATACTTGGGAGTTCGTTTCAAGCCTAATACATTGACAAATACTTTCTcaacattttatataaatacttgtcCATTTCGAGTCTAACAGATTGAGTTTGAACTCTAATTGTTTGATATTCTTACAAGTTTGAGTTTGACTCATTTTGATAATGTATTAATACagagtattaattatattattaatatttaatttaatattatttgATGTGTGTGCGCATGTGTGTGGAGGGCATTTGTAACAAAAAACttacattagaacaagaatatatgaaGGAACTCAAACAGAACCACAACAAAACCAagcaaaaaattaaataaataaacatcAAAAACCACCTAGATTGGATAAAATAAAAATCAATAAACATAAAAGGTTTAAAatatattcttttaaataataaggATATATAAAATACAGAATATTGATAAAACACAAGATGTAAATTGGACAAAATACTTGACTCATGGATTGGATAAAATACTAGTACTTCAAACATAGTGGTCAATTGAGTTGTGCACCATTTAACAGCCCTTTAAACCAGTCCTTTTTCCTCCCCATATTAGTTGAAGGAAATCCAAGCTGAAATATGAAATGAAACGACTATTAATCCAAGAATGTAAATATACATAATACATCAAACACGAACATTTGTTCGAAAACACCAATACACTAACGAATTTATGATCAAAACTCAAAGAGTTCCCTAAGTGAGCTAATTTAAAACATCTTAACGACCCATACTATATAACCATGAATCTTAAAAACATATGGGTCCTATATCTTAAACCCTAAAAATGGTAAACAAATTTACGTCACATGACACCACACCTTAAGCACTAGATTCACATCACAGATATACATGTAGACTCTTACTTACCAATCACAATTCAGATGTTCGTTCTTGCTTAGAAATGTAGTAGTCAGAGCATGTTCGGATGCCAAAGAAGCTACCAACAGGCGCAGAGCCTGTGAAATTTATTCATATTTACACTCTAAAGAACTTATAAAAATATGATAAAGAGTGTGTATGTTCATATTTAGATCATTGTAAGCAGAGATTGTTTTACCTTATCACCATCCAAGATCATTTCTTTCTCGCAGATATCGCTTAGTGGGACCATCATTTTATCTAAAAGAAGTTTAACAGAGATAGGAGATAGCGGTTTTACTTCCAAGTTGTCCATTACCAAAAAGGTAGCTGGTTCCTTCAAATAAGCTTTTCTTCGATTAGGCGTTGAGCTATTATACCTACATTTAGAAATACTTGATTCCAGTTTCGAACATTCTGACGCAATATTCGCTTCTTCAATCGCAATTAGGTTACTACTGTAAGGAAGCCCTGGAGCCAACTTTGGGTTGATTAATATTTGCTTCCTCTttttgcaagaaaacaaacttatgtCGGTCCCCTGAATGCTTTTATGCAGGTTTCCTAGACAACCGCTAAATGACAATAACGGAAACCGATTGAAAATGTAACCAAGTGGAATTGTGAGGATACCGCATAAAAAGTTAACAAAATCCTCCTTAACAACTGCATATAAGGCTACATTATTGACTTTGTcgaaaatgagtttaatatggatgTTGCTCCATATCTTGATCCCAAAATCCTTAACATTTAGAGAACGATTCATGCCTTCTGGACCATATTTCATGCAAAGCGGTTCCCTGCTGTTATTAGTTGGTTTTAAGAATGTATCCGATAAAGACGTTCTTGATGTTAACGAACGTTTGAGCAGTTTCAGAACCTAGAAAATGAAACACAGAAAATCAGAAAGAAAAAGCAAATAACTTGCTTCCTGATAGAGAATAGCCCAGCCCACCCAACCGAAGAAGCCCATTTAGGGTAGGGTTAATATATATAGCAGTTATGTGGCTTCCGGTGTCTTAGATTTTAGGTATGATATTGGTAGTCGGCCTTTTTGGCTTGGGCAGGAAGAATGCTTTGAGCTTCTTCTCTGATTAGGGCAGAGGATTCTCATGTTGAGATCCTTCTGATTTACTTTTCAAGTATTCCATTATCATTCAATAATATTCTCATCTATTTACTATTACTTCCTATTTACTGTTCTTCACTATTATTCTTCATAATTGCTATATTTCACCTTCTTATCAATATGAGTTCACAATTTGTTGCCGCTGTAACttctattttttattattatcaatggtTCCATTGTCCAGCGGTTAGGAAATCTGGCTTTCACCCAGGAGACCAGGGTTCGATTCACGGCAATGGAACCATTGATAGAAAATAaaagatacaacaacaacagaTAATGAACAGATATTGATAATAAGCTGAAATATAGCGATTATGAAGAATAATAATGAAGAACAGTAATAGAAAGTGAATAAGAAATAGATGATGATATTATTGGATGATAATGAAATACTTGAAAAGTAAATCAGAAGGATCTCAATATGAGAATCCTCTACCCTAATCAGAGAAAAAGCTCAAAGCATTCCAAGAAGCTCAAAGCATTCTTCGTGCCCAAGCCAAAAAGGCCGACTACCAATATCATAACTAAAATCTAAGACACCAGTAGCCACACACAACTGCTATCCCTACACTAAATGGGCTTTGGTTGGGTGGGATGGGCTATTCTCTATCACTTCCATTGATAAGTAAACTATTTATTCACCTCAATTTCTCCTATTCTGATGACCCTCTCTTCTATTTTCCCATATTTTTCAAGCTCCGTAAGAACGGTTAAATCAGCCATGTCAGCTACAGCCATCACTTTAATTTCATCGGTAATTATAAATCGTGCAGTCGGTTTCAGAAAACTATCTTCCTCTTCAGGAAATAACCTTTCATGAGGTGAGATATTCAGCTTGTTCTTTAACTCAAAACCACACTGACAATTGCCAATGTTATAACAACTTATCACCCTGCAATTAACATTCTCACATACATAGAAACAACCGCTTCCAATTAGATTCAATTTAAGGTTCTGACAGTGAATATCAGCTGCACTACGAGGACGAAGCAGCATGTTCTGGAACATTTTGTCTTCAAAATAGTCGGTCTTAAGATTCTCAACACTTCCATATAGGTTATTCAAACAACCAATATCTCCTCGTAACCATTTACGGGTGTTTCTAACAACACTTGCAATCGGCATCAACATAAAACTAAAAAGTACTTCGATAAAATCTTTATCTGACTCTGCCATTATTACTTTATTTTCTTCTTTCGCCACCAACATTTTAAGACTGAAGGTTTTTGCTGAGTACTCCCCCATAATTACTTCAATGAAATCTTTATTTGACGAAGCCATAATTACCGTCAccactacaaaaaaaaaaaaaaaaaaaaaaaggaaaaaaaaagattaACAAATAAAAATCTTTGTCGCACAAACATTGCAGCTAATGAATCATATCATGACTATATGTTATATAAACTGATGTAGAGAACAAACATATATAAGACGTGGCTAATCACTCTATTATCGAATTATCATTTTTcccaaacatatatataatttacaaaTTGAGTGCTAAACCCTCTACATCCATCAATCAAATTAAACTATAATTTTAATAAGAGAAATACAAGAAAAAGGTAATGGAGATTCCAAAATTTATCGCTGTAGGTAACTGAAATTCGTTTCGCAAGTTTAAAAAGATTGCAGGTTCAATTCTTTGAATAAAACCACAagatcaaattaaaaaaaaaaccctaatCAGAACAGTAAACATCAATGGCCAAACCAAAACATAGCTTAACATGTTTCCGCAATAACTCACAGaacatgaagatatatatatagatcatgaaataatgaaaaaagagaaacaaaAATCAAAAGTATGAAGAGTAGAAATTGGGCAGAATTGAGAGTACCTTACTGTACGTGCAAGGAGAAAACAAGTGATCAAATGCAGTGGTGCTATAGCTTTACAAAATTCCAAGGGAATTTGCCTTTTGCTTTTCCACTAAAAAAGCCAAATtatactgaattattattaatcacGCATTTAAATCGTACATTATGaatataataatactccgtaatttaaatttatttatatttatacttaccGAGTATTAATTATGGGGggagattctcacacacactttttttatcctcacacacctattttaacattttacttttctaataatactcaattggtgtgtgaggatcaaaaagtgtgtgtgagaatcatcccccattaattattatgaatataaatttAATCTAATAAAGGTTCATTTCAATAACTTTTTATAAAAAATGCTATGCGTAGTCCTTAGAACTATGTTTAGGCattctaaaaatatattttaattttatttatataaaactcaACTCTTGCCATCAATAACATTAATGTTAAAGTTATATAAAGAAAGTTGATATTTAAAAGAAATAATTATGTTTGTAATTAATTAACTGGAGTTTTTAAACTTAAATTTGGTATGCTTAAACGTATTCCTAAGAATTACGTTTAGCattgttcaattttttttttttgtattattaatatttctttttaatattattataataattaacgtatttaatatttatattttatgtgtGTACTAATTATAAATTTTAACATCTAAAAAGCGATTTTGCTAACGACGGCTACCCTTAGGGTTGTCGCTAACATGTATTATATGATCATGGTGGTTACCAGTCACATTCTAATTTATGGTTATTAAAGTGTACAATAATATAAAGGACGTTAACAACAATTCTAAAAGTTTttgttagcaaaaaaaaaaaaaaaaaaaaaaaaaaaaaccttaaataATTTAGGAGTATTAATTTCATAACATTGTAATGAAGTAATTGGTTGGCTAAATTGTTAAAGATTGGAAAATGATGTTAAGTTGGAaagaatataaattataaattatgataatgatagtataataaaataaaatattagaaaaaaaaatataaatgaccaAACTGAAGGGGCAGAAGTTGTaacttattatttatttattcagAAATTACATTTTAGTCCTATAAGTATTTTGGTTTTATAAGACTGGTCCCTTAATATCTAAactattttttttttgaacggcaagcttgcatcagtccggaccgaagtcgGTTATCATTTGCAGATAACTTTTTCACTATCGTACTGCTTTTTGCTACTATCTGATTCGAGCCTCAGCCTCCCTCAATTGATCCAACCCCTTATCTAATTAGGTTTATTTTTCTCtctgtttctgttttctattttgatTGTGCTTTTTTTAAACCTCTATCATATTTGTATAtttcacttttcattactttcttatttttgggTTAATTTTAAAACGAGGGTGAGGGTTCAGGAACAAGCAGTTCGATCATTTTGGTGATTTGTTGTTTTGGGTATTCAATAAAATGGAAGAATAATCTTAAAATCATCTTAAGGTCCAATTTATAAATGTGAGTGGAAATGGATAGATAATACTATGTGTTTTTGTATATCAGAAGACAATCATCTTAAACAATATATCAAGAAAATGTGAAATTTAGTTGCCTTTTCAAGTATTGATGTTGTTTTGTTTATTGCTTGCTAGTGTATCATCAGTGTATGTATACTTCAGAATTCGATATTTATCTCAACCTTTTTGGCTAATTTAGATTCGTGTTGAATTTATGTGTAGAAGGTAAATTGTATTGTTTGTTTAAATGTATGATTTCATGTTTAGTcaattttattatttcatacaaAATTGCTTAAGAGATTTACTGAAGCAGTGTGCTGTGAAAGGATTGACCT
This genomic window from Rutidosis leptorrhynchoides isolate AG116_Rl617_1_P2 chromosome 2, CSIRO_AGI_Rlap_v1, whole genome shotgun sequence contains:
- the LOC139890814 gene encoding uncharacterized protein; translation: MASSNKDFIEVIMGEYSAKTFSLKMLVAKEENKVIMAESDKDFIEVLFSFMLMPIASVVRNTRKWLRGDIGCLNNLYGSVENLKTDYFEDKMFQNMLLRPRSAADIHCQNLKLNLIGSGCFYVCENVNCRVISCYNIGNCQCGFELKNKLNISPHERLFPEEEDSFLKPTARFIITDEIKVMAVADMADLTVLTELEKYGKIEERVIRIGEIEVLKLLKRSLTSRTSLSDTFLKPTNNSREPLCMKYGPEGMNRSLNVKDFGIKIWSNIHIKLIFDKVNNVALYAVVKEDFVNFLCGILTIPLGYIFNRFPLLSFSGCLGNLHKSIQGTDISLFSCKKRKQILINPKLAPGLPYSSNLIAIEEANIASECSKLESSISKCRYNSSTPNRRKAYLKEPATFLVMDNLEVKPLSPISVKLLLDKMMVPLSDICEKEMILDGDKALRLLVASLASEHALTTTFLSKNEHLNCDCLDFLQLIWGGKRTGLKGC